Proteins encoded together in one Psychrobacter sp. 28M-43 window:
- a CDS encoding pyruvate, water dikinase regulatory protein yields MYSSNPSEQVKSTIQNRHALNLDSSQAIRTAFFISDGTAITAETLGRAILSQFASVPFETRVLPYVDSLERAEDAVEQINMAYQRDGSLPLVFDTIVNPEIREKINSAHSCNLDMYEGLIGRVAEETGVEPDGHSGHAHDDVDSETYKERIDAVHFALDNDDGARTRHYNAADIILVGVSRSGKTPTSLYLALQFGIRAANYPLTEDDLYDNQLPKALREHKDKLFGLLIDTDRLVKIRQERRAGSRYSSYQQCQQEQRAIQGIYITHGIPSLDVSEMSVEEIATRILQMTGLKRRIG; encoded by the coding sequence ATGTACTCAAGCAATCCATCTGAACAAGTTAAGTCCACTATCCAAAATCGCCACGCGCTAAACTTGGACAGCTCACAAGCCATTAGAACGGCGTTTTTTATCTCAGATGGCACAGCGATTACGGCTGAGACACTGGGACGTGCTATTTTGAGTCAGTTTGCCTCAGTTCCCTTTGAGACAAGAGTATTGCCATACGTCGATAGCTTAGAGCGTGCAGAAGATGCGGTTGAACAAATCAATATGGCGTATCAGCGCGATGGATCGTTGCCATTGGTTTTCGATACGATCGTCAATCCTGAGATTCGTGAAAAGATTAACTCAGCACACAGCTGTAACTTGGATATGTATGAAGGTCTGATTGGCCGTGTTGCAGAAGAGACTGGTGTGGAGCCAGATGGTCATTCGGGGCATGCACATGACGATGTTGATTCTGAGACCTATAAAGAGCGTATCGATGCAGTGCATTTTGCCTTAGACAATGACGATGGCGCACGTACTCGTCACTATAATGCAGCCGATATAATTTTGGTGGGTGTATCGCGCTCTGGAAAGACGCCGACTTCTTTATACTTAGCATTACAATTCGGTATTCGAGCGGCTAACTATCCTTTAACCGAAGATGACTTGTACGACAATCAGTTGCCGAAAGCATTACGTGAGCACAAAGACAAGCTGTTTGGTTTGCTCATCGATACTGATCGCTTAGTAAAAATCCGTCAAGAGCGCCGTGCAGGCAGTCGTTATTCTAGCTATCAGCAATGCCAGCAAGAGCAGCGCGCGATACAAGGCATTTATATCACGCACGGTATCCCAAGCTTAGATGTATCAGAGATGTCTGTTGAAGAGATTGCCACGCGTATTTTGCAGATGACAGGTCTCAAACGCCGTATTGGATAA
- a CDS encoding RDD family protein has translation MQAIMQIFLARNNVQAGPYQLEQLNIMLASGEVLLDDLMWHEGLAQWQRVGDLTNNQTVYRPTGANTPEVNDSIINNVTVFPEDTSKAKDDKSVSLDRLYGKPERPKNVKADMTTNRHQTPHNNVSLNKSTLKKAVADNDKVVGNVVLAPIMSRVLATALNGLLYILAILPLVMALTKMDVDYTKFQNIQDMDAAYQYSMTLMESLPSSTLMMSQVMVFGLFALQLVFITMRGQSLGKLITGIRVVDQTTHRLPSFIKLIGTRTLLLFIIYNLLFSFTSFLGFVIIAIHYYMASKSPENIGWHDKLAKTLVVKADSSQLVKKSKSE, from the coding sequence ATGCAGGCAATTATGCAGATTTTCCTTGCTCGAAATAACGTACAAGCTGGCCCATATCAGTTGGAGCAGCTGAATATCATGCTGGCATCTGGTGAAGTATTGCTTGATGATCTGATGTGGCATGAAGGCTTAGCTCAGTGGCAGCGCGTAGGTGATCTTACCAATAACCAAACGGTTTATCGCCCGACCGGTGCTAACACGCCTGAAGTAAACGACTCTATCATCAATAACGTGACCGTCTTTCCTGAAGATACCAGTAAAGCAAAAGATGATAAGTCAGTATCGTTAGACAGACTATATGGCAAGCCTGAACGTCCTAAAAACGTAAAAGCCGACATGACGACTAATCGTCATCAAACGCCGCACAACAATGTCTCATTAAACAAGTCTACTCTCAAAAAGGCTGTTGCAGACAATGATAAAGTCGTCGGCAACGTGGTACTTGCGCCAATCATGTCACGCGTATTGGCGACTGCATTGAATGGCCTACTTTATATATTGGCCATACTGCCGCTAGTAATGGCATTGACTAAGATGGATGTGGACTATACCAAGTTCCAAAACATCCAAGACATGGACGCCGCCTATCAATATTCAATGACGCTCATGGAAAGTCTTCCTAGTAGCACATTGATGATGTCACAAGTGATGGTCTTTGGTCTATTTGCCTTACAATTGGTATTTATTACCATGCGCGGTCAATCGCTAGGCAAGCTAATCACTGGTATTCGTGTTGTGGATCAAACCACGCATCGTCTACCTTCGTTTATTAAGCTTATCGGTACACGTACGTTATTGTTATTTATTATCTATAACCTACTGTTTTCGTTTACCAGCTTTTTAGGCTTTGTGATTATCGCTATCCATTACTACATGGCATCTAAAAGCCCTGAAAACATTGGTTGGCATGACAAACTTGCCAAAACCTTAGTGGTCAAAGCAGACAGTAGCCAACTGGTAAAAAAGTCAAAATCTGAATAA
- the ppsA gene encoding phosphoenolpyruvate synthase has protein sequence MAAQSTALVINLDQLGKDDIEMVGGKNASLGEMISHLSDLGVSVPGGFATTSNAFNRFLTETGLLDKINSELKTLDVNDVNKLAATGKKIRTWIIEQELPKDLEQEVRQSFETMSGGEDIAVAVRSSATAEDLPDASFAGQQETFLNIRGIDNVLIAIKEVFASLYNDRAISYRVHKGFEHEGVALSAAVQRMVRSETGAAGVMFTLDTESGFDQVVFITSSYGLGEMVVQGAVNPDEFYISKKLLANGKPSVIRRNLGSKHKKMVYGDEGSTAKSVKTVDVEKQDRMQFSLSTEELTSLAKQAVTIEQHYGQAMDIEWAKDGDTNEIFIVQARPETVKSRQDSNVMERYVIDTTGAKVLCEGRSIGQRIGSGKVRIVSNLNEMDKVEEGDVLVSDMTDPDWEPVMKRASAIITNRGGRTCHAAIIARELGVPAIVGCGNATELLVDGQDVTASCAEGDTGFIYESQIDFEVQTNSVESMPELAFKVMMNVGNPDRAFSFTQMPNEGIGLARLEFIINRMIGVHPKALLNMNSLPREIAQAIQERIAGYASPVDFYVDKLVEGISTLAVAFMDQPVIVRMSDFKSNEYANLLGGKLYEPSEENPMLGFRGASRYVSDNFRDCFELECKALKRVRDDMGLTNVEIMIPFVRTVGEAKEVIELLEKNGLKRGENGLRVIMMCELPTNALLAEEFLEHFDGFSIGSNDLTQLTLGLDRDSGIVSHLFDERDPAVKKLLSMAIEACRKAGKYVGICGQGPSDHPDLAFWLMEQGISSVSLNPDSVLDTWFFLAGEEAK, from the coding sequence ATGGCAGCGCAATCTACAGCACTTGTAATCAATCTTGATCAGCTAGGAAAAGACGACATCGAAATGGTTGGTGGTAAGAACGCTTCGCTTGGCGAAATGATCAGCCATCTTTCTGATTTAGGCGTTAGTGTTCCAGGCGGCTTTGCCACCACTTCAAATGCATTCAACCGCTTTTTGACTGAAACGGGCTTGCTTGACAAAATCAACAGCGAGCTAAAAACACTAGACGTAAATGATGTTAATAAGCTTGCGGCTACTGGTAAAAAGATTCGTACTTGGATTATTGAACAAGAACTGCCAAAAGATCTTGAGCAAGAAGTACGTCAATCATTTGAAACCATGAGCGGCGGCGAAGACATCGCTGTTGCTGTACGTTCTTCTGCCACTGCTGAAGATTTGCCAGATGCGTCATTTGCCGGTCAACAAGAAACCTTCTTGAACATTCGCGGTATTGATAACGTCCTAATTGCTATTAAAGAAGTATTTGCCTCTCTATATAACGACCGTGCAATCTCTTACCGTGTACACAAAGGTTTTGAGCACGAAGGTGTTGCACTATCTGCTGCCGTACAGCGTATGGTACGTTCAGAGACTGGTGCTGCTGGTGTTATGTTCACGCTAGATACTGAGAGTGGCTTTGATCAAGTGGTATTCATCACCTCAAGCTATGGCCTAGGTGAAATGGTTGTACAGGGTGCGGTTAACCCAGATGAGTTCTACATTTCTAAGAAATTGCTAGCCAACGGTAAGCCATCAGTTATCCGCCGTAACCTAGGTAGCAAGCATAAGAAAATGGTTTATGGCGATGAAGGCAGCACTGCTAAATCAGTTAAAACCGTTGATGTTGAAAAACAAGATCGCATGCAGTTCTCTTTATCGACTGAAGAGCTAACCTCACTTGCCAAGCAAGCGGTAACGATTGAACAGCATTATGGCCAAGCGATGGACATCGAGTGGGCAAAAGACGGCGATACTAACGAAATCTTTATCGTTCAAGCACGTCCTGAGACGGTTAAGAGCCGTCAAGACAGCAACGTAATGGAACGTTATGTCATCGACACGACTGGCGCAAAAGTATTGTGTGAAGGTCGTTCAATCGGTCAACGTATCGGTTCAGGTAAAGTGCGTATCGTTAGCAACCTAAACGAGATGGACAAAGTAGAAGAAGGCGACGTACTCGTATCAGACATGACTGATCCGGATTGGGAACCAGTTATGAAGCGTGCTTCTGCTATCATCACCAACCGCGGTGGTCGTACTTGTCACGCTGCTATTATCGCGCGTGAGCTAGGTGTGCCAGCTATCGTTGGTTGTGGTAACGCAACTGAGCTATTGGTTGATGGTCAAGACGTAACTGCTTCTTGTGCTGAAGGCGACACTGGTTTCATCTACGAAAGCCAGATTGATTTTGAAGTACAGACTAACTCTGTTGAATCTATGCCAGAGCTAGCATTCAAAGTGATGATGAACGTTGGTAACCCAGATCGCGCATTCTCATTCACCCAAATGCCAAACGAAGGTATTGGTCTTGCACGTCTAGAGTTCATCATCAACCGTATGATTGGTGTGCATCCAAAAGCCTTGCTAAACATGAACAGCTTGCCACGTGAAATTGCGCAAGCAATCCAAGAGCGTATCGCAGGCTATGCGTCACCTGTTGACTTCTATGTTGATAAATTGGTTGAAGGTATCTCAACGCTAGCTGTTGCCTTTATGGATCAGCCAGTGATCGTTCGTATGTCAGATTTTAAATCGAACGAATACGCTAACCTGCTTGGTGGTAAGTTATACGAGCCATCAGAAGAGAACCCAATGCTTGGTTTCCGCGGTGCTAGCCGTTATGTGTCTGATAACTTCCGTGACTGTTTTGAGCTTGAGTGTAAAGCACTAAAACGTGTACGTGATGACATGGGTTTGACCAACGTTGAGATCATGATTCCATTCGTACGTACTGTCGGCGAAGCCAAAGAAGTCATCGAATTACTTGAGAAAAATGGTCTAAAACGTGGCGAAAATGGTCTACGCGTCATCATGATGTGTGAGCTACCAACCAACGCCCTATTGGCAGAAGAGTTCCTAGAGCATTTCGATGGTTTCTCAATCGGTTCTAACGATTTGACTCAGTTAACGCTTGGTCTTGACCGTGACTCAGGTATCGTCTCTCATCTATTTGATGAGCGTGACCCTGCTGTTAAGAAACTATTGTCTATGGCTATCGAAGCTTGCCGCAAAGCTGGTAAGTATGTCGGTATCTGTGGTCAAGGTCCATCAGACCATCCAGATCTAGCATTCTGGCTAATGGAGCAAGGTATCAGCTCAGTGTCATTGAACCCTGACTCAGTATTAGATACTTGGTTCTTCTTAGCTGGTGAAGAAGCGAAGTAA
- the sthA gene encoding Si-specific NAD(P)(+) transhydrogenase codes for MVSKSASDETNDTGKDIHTEVSNKSSGHVPSPEHTEGKNKKEKIEQTHEQVTDDVMHHPDLVNPLDDTRIDIKSGFTKDSRRLKSDDHEYEYDAVVLGAGPAGEAAAMKLTKSGKRVVVVDPRDQVGGNSTHVGTIPSKALRQSVFNLINFRRDPMFTKAMEYKQVPLNEVLAKARQVIRRQVSTHTRFYERNRIEVIQGWASFIDAHTLRIEVDENVYETITFNKAIITVGSRPYRPEILDFNHPRVFDSDKILQMDYVVKKIIIYGAGVIGCEYASIFTGLGYKVDLINNQDQLLNYLDSEISDAIAHDFRQFGVLIRSNEEIDHLETHDDYVVLHLKSGKRIKSDAILWSNGRSGNTEGLNLEAIGLKANGRGQLKVDDTYCTDVDNIYAAGDVIGWPSLASAAYDQGRCAAAFMVGDSDAEPVSSVPTGIYTIPEISCIGKTEQELTDEKVPYEVGQAFFKHLARAQIIGERSGVLKILFHRDTLEILGIHCYGNHASEIIHIGQAVMKCKSNNTLEYFVNTTFNYPTMAEAYRVAALNGLNRVF; via the coding sequence ATGGTAAGTAAAAGTGCAAGCGACGAGACCAACGATACTGGTAAAGATATTCATACCGAAGTATCAAATAAATCTAGCGGACACGTGCCAAGCCCTGAACATACCGAAGGTAAGAACAAAAAAGAAAAGATAGAGCAGACTCACGAGCAAGTGACTGATGATGTCATGCATCATCCTGACCTAGTGAATCCGCTTGATGACACACGAATCGATATTAAATCTGGTTTTACCAAAGACTCTCGTCGTCTAAAAAGTGACGATCATGAGTATGAGTACGATGCCGTTGTTTTGGGAGCGGGCCCTGCTGGTGAAGCCGCTGCTATGAAGCTGACTAAGTCTGGTAAAAGAGTGGTGGTCGTCGATCCACGTGATCAAGTAGGGGGTAACTCTACTCACGTTGGTACGATTCCAAGTAAAGCACTACGCCAATCTGTATTTAACTTGATTAACTTCCGCCGCGATCCAATGTTTACCAAGGCGATGGAATATAAGCAAGTACCGCTAAATGAAGTACTCGCCAAAGCGCGTCAAGTTATTCGTCGTCAAGTCAGTACCCACACACGTTTTTATGAGCGCAACCGTATTGAAGTCATCCAAGGTTGGGCAAGTTTTATTGACGCACATACGCTACGTATTGAAGTCGATGAAAATGTTTACGAAACCATCACTTTCAATAAAGCCATCATTACTGTCGGTAGTCGTCCTTACCGTCCTGAGATTTTAGACTTTAACCATCCACGCGTTTTTGACTCTGACAAAATCTTGCAAATGGATTATGTGGTCAAAAAAATCATCATTTATGGTGCAGGGGTGATTGGTTGTGAGTATGCGTCTATCTTTACTGGTCTTGGCTACAAAGTTGATCTAATCAATAACCAAGATCAGTTGCTCAACTACTTAGACAGCGAAATCAGTGATGCCATCGCGCATGACTTTAGACAGTTCGGTGTGCTTATCCGTAGTAATGAAGAGATTGATCATCTTGAGACTCATGATGATTATGTGGTGTTACACTTAAAGAGTGGCAAGCGCATCAAATCTGATGCCATTCTTTGGTCAAATGGTCGCTCAGGTAATACCGAAGGCTTAAACTTAGAAGCCATTGGGCTAAAAGCAAACGGCCGTGGTCAGCTAAAAGTAGATGACACTTACTGTACGGACGTCGACAATATCTATGCGGCGGGCGACGTAATTGGTTGGCCATCATTAGCTTCTGCTGCCTATGACCAAGGTCGCTGTGCCGCTGCATTTATGGTCGGTGATAGTGATGCTGAGCCAGTATCTAGTGTACCGACTGGTATCTATACGATTCCTGAAATCTCTTGTATCGGTAAGACAGAGCAAGAGCTTACGGATGAAAAAGTTCCATATGAAGTGGGTCAGGCATTCTTTAAACATCTGGCACGTGCCCAAATCATTGGTGAACGTTCAGGCGTATTAAAGATATTATTCCATCGTGATACGTTAGAGATTCTAGGCATCCATTGCTACGGTAACCACGCTTCAGAAATTATTCACATTGGTCAAGCAGTGATGAAGTGTAAGAGCAACAATACGCTTGAGTACTTTGTAAATACGACTTTCAATTATCCAACGATGGCAGAAGCATACCGTGTGGCAGCATTGAATGGTTTGAACCGAGTGTTTTAA
- the rpsR gene encoding 30S ribosomal protein S18, translating into MARFYRRRKFCRFTAEGITHIDYKDVELLKQYISDNGKIVPSRITGTSTKYQRQLATAIKQARYLSLLPYTDNHQG; encoded by the coding sequence ATGGCACGTTTCTATCGCCGTCGCAAATTCTGCCGTTTCACTGCTGAAGGCATCACTCACATCGACTATAAAGATGTTGAATTGCTAAAACAGTACATTAGTGATAATGGTAAAATCGTACCAAGCCGTATTACTGGTACATCTACTAAATATCAGCGTCAATTAGCGACTGCTATCAAGCAAGCTCGTTACTTATCGCTACTTCCATACACTGATAACCATCAAGGTTAA
- the rpsF gene encoding 30S ribosomal protein S6 has product MRHYELVLLVHPDQSDQVVGMVERYIKLVQDNNGVIHRLEDWGRRQLAYPINKIHKAHYVLFNIETDGETLAELEELFRYNDAIIRSLVMRRDEAVTEESQLAKNADEKRARKATTRRPDNRENDNDDNDNSED; this is encoded by the coding sequence ATGCGACATTACGAACTGGTGTTACTTGTACACCCAGACCAAAGCGACCAAGTGGTCGGCATGGTTGAGCGCTACATCAAGTTAGTTCAAGACAACAACGGTGTTATCCATCGTCTAGAAGATTGGGGCCGTCGTCAACTGGCTTATCCAATCAACAAGATTCACAAAGCTCATTACGTTCTTTTCAACATTGAAACTGACGGTGAAACTTTAGCTGAACTTGAAGAATTATTCCGTTATAACGACGCGATCATTCGTAGTCTAGTTATGCGCCGTGACGAAGCTGTCACTGAAGAGTCGCAGTTAGCCAAGAATGCCGATGAAAAACGCGCACGCAAAGCAACTACTCGTCGTCCAGACAATCGTGAAAACGATAATGACGACAACGACAACAGTGAAGACTAA
- the rplI gene encoding 50S ribosomal protein L9, with translation MQIILLQRIVNLGKLGETVDVKPGYGRNFLIPQGKALPATKANIEKFEARRAELEAEEAKEIAVAQERADALTDVNVIMRAKSGDEGKLFGSIGTRDIAEALTNSGLEVDRAEIKLPEGTLRQVGEYNVDIQLHHDVTASILVTILSEDGNNEDSADEEAAEEDYSEE, from the coding sequence ATGCAAATTATTTTGTTACAGCGTATCGTCAACCTTGGTAAACTCGGTGAAACTGTCGATGTAAAACCAGGTTACGGACGTAACTTTCTTATCCCTCAGGGCAAAGCACTACCCGCTACTAAAGCTAACATTGAAAAGTTCGAAGCACGTCGTGCTGAACTTGAAGCTGAAGAAGCAAAAGAGATCGCTGTTGCTCAAGAGCGTGCTGATGCATTGACTGACGTTAATGTTATCATGCGTGCTAAATCAGGTGACGAAGGCAAGCTATTCGGCTCTATCGGTACTCGCGATATCGCTGAAGCATTGACTAACTCAGGTCTAGAAGTAGACCGTGCTGAAATCAAGCTACCTGAAGGCACTCTACGTCAAGTTGGCGAATACAATGTTGATATTCAGCTACACCATGACGTTACTGCTAGCATCTTAGTTACTATTCTTTCTGAAGATGGTAACAACGAAGATTCAGCTGACGAAGAAGCTGCTGAAGAAGACTATTCTGAAGAGTAA